Genomic DNA from Leptotrichia wadei:
GGATTTTAAATTAAAAAGTAAAAATGAAATATTAAAACTGAAAAGGGAGAATATATGACAGATTATTATAAAATACTAGGTGTTTCAGAAGATGCTGATGCAGCAGTAAAAGCAAACTTGTTTCTCAAGTATTAGGAGTAAGCTCAACATTGCCAATGACAAATTCGTTTACAAATGGAATAGGAAATAGCCTAAAAGGAATGTTTGGAGGACTTGGAAATTTCGGAGAAAGCAATTTATATGATCAAAATAAGCAGAATGTGAAAGAGCTATCATTGTGGGCAATGACTTACGGAGATGAAAAATCAACTAGAGATGTAATGGTGCAGACAGATTTGGGAGGAGGAAAGACGTTTGAGCTTTATTTTCCTAAAATGTATGTGGATAGTTTTAATCAAAGTTTTAGTGTTAGAGGTGGAGAAGGGTATTTTGTTTTAAATTTAAAACAAACAGGATTTAATGAAGATAATAATACTTTAAAATAAAAATTATAAAAGTAATGGAGATAAGTGATGAAAATTAGAAAAATATTAATAAAAAATATAATTATAATATTATCTATTTTAATTTTTTTTATTAATTGTACTAAAAAAATAAATAATAAGAATTTAGAAAAAAGAAATAGTACAGTAGATTTAAAAGAAAAGTATTTAAATTATGGAATAGATTTAGAAAATGTAAAAGATAATTTAGTGATATTAAAAAAAATAAATAATAATTATTTTATAAATTTTAAAGATCCTATTTTAGTAACTTGTAAATATAATAATAATAATATTGAAAAAATTTTTTTTGAAAATGTTAATTTAAACGAAATTTATAATATTGATTGTATTTCAAATTATGATAAGAATAGAGAATATTTAAAATGGTTTATTAATTTAAAAAGTATAGAAAATTATGAATCCAAAGATTTAAAAAATTTACCTCCTAAACTAAAAAAACAAATAGAAACAATATCAATTGATGAGTTCTATAGAGGAGATACCTTTGATATTAATGAAATTATTGAGTTTAAAAATTTAAAAAATATTGCAGTGGCAGATAAAAAATTAAAAAACTTTAATAAAATGGAAAATTTTTTAGAAATAGAAGAAATTAATTTAGATTCAGTAGAAATAGTAGATAGTGATTTAAGTATTTTTGATAATAAGTTAAATAATTTTACTAAATTGATGAAGTTTAAAAT
This window encodes:
- a CDS encoding leucine-rich repeat domain-containing protein encodes the protein MKIRKILIKNIIIILSILIFFINCTKKINNKNLEKRNSTVDLKEKYLNYGIDLENVKDNLVILKKINNNYFINFKDPILVTCKYNNNNIEKIFFENVNLNEIYNIDCISNYDKNREYLKWFINLKSIENYESKDLKNLPPKLKKQIETISIDEFYRGDTFDINEIIEFKNLKNIAVADKKLKNFNKMENFLEIEEINLDSVEIVDSDLSIFDNKLNNFTKLMKFKIFDVKEFKNINILNNSPNLKILNIAGVENIKDIDILKNFKNLEEVDISNNKISDISPLKNSKNIRILSISNNLVKDIEVIKNFKNLKEIYIPHNKIKDLTPLKSLEFLEYILLDDKISITEIKKNLPKRLYKNAKIYTDDAAYLGLIEVSYEKGEN